A genomic window from Lotus japonicus ecotype B-129 chromosome 1, LjGifu_v1.2 includes:
- the LOC130731858 gene encoding uncharacterized protein LOC130731858, with the protein MATTAASSSILQPEQQQQASAGDSTVPTSSSTWQSSGSIGPFFAVITVLTVLAVLSCYLGRLWNRRAPTPLESIKGRGCFGWVKRRCGRFIACRDVEVGGVGAKVMVCDEEESDCKVKDGDVSHHITCPKFDFVELVTN; encoded by the coding sequence ATGGCAACAACAGCAGCATCTTCTTCAATTCTTCAACCGGAGCAGCAACAACAAGCAAGTGCAGGAGACAGTACTGTGCCAACAAGCTCTAGCACTTGGCAATCCTCGGGATCTATTGGCCCGTTCTTCGCTGTGATCACGGTGCTTACGGTTCTGGCGGTGCTATCTTGCTATTTGGGTCGCTTGTGGAATCGAAGGGCACCAACCCCATTGGAGAGTATCAAAGGTAGGGGCTGTTTTGGATGGGTGAAGCGCCGGTGTGGCAGATTTATAGCCTGCAGAGATGTTGAGGTTGGGGGCGTTGGGGCCAAAGTTATGGtttgtgatgaagaagaaagtgattgcAAGGTTAAAGATGGTGATGTTTCTCATCACATAACCTGCCCCAAGTTTGATTTTGTAGAATTGGTTACTAATTAA
- the LOC130736615 gene encoding uncharacterized protein LOC130736615, translated as MQNECLQEQLRYYHLRQWNQEDEEAAPAVGTKPFSAAVREVTVPDGMVSLALEAYDGQTDPKNHLSRFSVKMANYVVSDAVKYRMLPLTFRGAAKEWFTNLPPGSIAKFRDFSSKFLDHFSARTIEDLFGIRQEERETLKQYVKRYSAISARFEELQPRACVFAFKGGLSRREFYCELSRELPCSMTEVRARAQDYILKEEIEAHKRKGERAAKVSLARKKVQDKEASREQGFKEAGRFIKKNKGKLPRPRMGDRKHWCSRREAKASQRRRSQGCSNKELAKLLLEAEIEDMDRVGKRRKDPRSEARIPLRWCEYHNLEGHNTIDCFMLKGQIRRLIGAKRPQAAKGKKFEEVDSGEGGETVEARTQSLEVLRFAATYRWRAGEQSGRQHRYRCIQVHLGAHI; from the coding sequence ATGCAAAATGAGTGTTTACAGGAGCAGTTGAGGTACTATCACCTTCGGCAGTGGAATCAAGAGGACGAAGAAGCTGCGCCTGCCGTCGGAACCAAGCCTTTCTCGGCAGCAGTACGAGAAGTGACTGTACCAGATGGCATGGTGAGCCTCGCGTTGGAGGCATACGACGGGCAAACCGATCCAAAGAATCATCTGTCTCGTTTTTCCGTGAAAATGGCGAACTACGTGGTCTCCGACGCTGTCAAATACAGGATGCTTCCATTAACGTTTCGAGGCGCGGCAAAGGAATGGTTCACGAATCTGCCTCCGGGATCCATAGCTAAGTTCCGCGATTTCTCATCGAAATTCCTTGATCATTTCTCTGCGAGAACGATCGAGGATCTATTTGGTATTCGGCAGGAGGAACGTGAAACCTTGAAACAATATGTGAAACGATACAGTGCCATATCCGCGAGGTTCGAGGAATTGCAGCCACGCGCGTGCGTGTTTGCTTTCAAGGGCGGTCTATCGCGGAGAGAATTTTATTGCGAGCTGAGTAGGGAGTTGCCATGCTCAATGACGGAAGTTCGCGCCCGAGCACAGGACTACATCTTAAAAGAGGAAATTGAAGCACACAAGAGAAAGGGCGAGCGAGCGGCAAAGGTATCGCTGGCAAGGAAAAAGGTACAGGACAAGGAAGCGAGTCGCGAGCAGGGGTTCAAAGAAGCTGGCCGATTCATAAAGAAGAATAAAGGAAAACTACCCCGCCCGAGAATGGGGGATAGGAAACACTGGTGCTCGCGCCGAGAAGCAAAGGCAAGCCAGCGAAGGAGGTCGCAGGGATGCTCAAACAAGGAGCTAGCAAAGTTACTTCTCGAGGCAGAAATTGAGGACATGGACAGAGTCGGCAAGCGCAGAAAGGACCCCAGAAGCGAGGCGAGGATTCCGTTgaggtggtgtgagtaccacaactTAGAAGGCCATAACACCATCGACTGTTTCATGCTGAAGGGTCAAATCAGGCGGTTGATCGGGGCGAAACGGCCGCAAGCGGCGAAGGGAAAGAAATTTGAAGAAGTTGACAGCGGCGAGGGCGGAGAAACGGTTGAAGCAAGAACACAATCGCTGGAGGTTTTGAGGTTTGCGGCGACGTATCGATGGCGGGCCGGGGAACAGTCGGGGCGACAGCATCGGTACAGGTGTATCCAGGTTCATTTGGGTGCCCATATCTAG